One Lysinibacillus sp. OF-1 DNA segment encodes these proteins:
- a CDS encoding manganese efflux pump, with product MHWITIILIGIAANLDNLGIGLAYGVKQVKIPILSNAVIAVMSMIVTYIAVTAGSTVVAYISPHTANLLGSLLLCIIGLWTLMSNNFSKQQIAGNPELFDEDKNLVISTREAMALGFVLSANCLAGGIAIGANGISALWTVISIGVFSFITVGVGSQCGSLLSKTYIGKHSTAISGWLLIMIGIFEIFAK from the coding sequence ATGCATTGGATTACCATTATTTTAATAGGAATTGCAGCGAATTTAGATAATTTGGGAATCGGCCTAGCTTATGGCGTCAAACAAGTTAAAATTCCGATTTTATCCAATGCTGTGATTGCTGTCATGTCAATGATTGTCACATACATCGCAGTAACAGCAGGCAGCACAGTTGTTGCGTATATTTCACCGCATACTGCCAATTTATTAGGCAGCTTGCTGTTGTGTATTATTGGGCTCTGGACTTTAATGTCCAATAATTTTTCTAAACAACAGATAGCTGGCAACCCTGAGTTATTTGATGAAGATAAAAACTTAGTGATTTCAACGCGAGAGGCAATGGCACTCGGCTTCGTTTTATCAGCGAACTGTTTAGCAGGGGGCATTGCTATTGGGGCAAATGGCATTTCGGCCCTTTGGACGGTCATATCGATTGGTGTGTTTTCGTTTATTACAGTGGGAGTGGGGAGTCAATGTGGCTCTTTACTATCAAAAACGTATATTGGTAAGCATTCAACTGCGATCTCAGGATGGCTGCTAATTATGATTGGCATTTTCGAGATTTTTGCTAAATGA
- the isdE gene encoding heme ABC transporter substrate-binding protein IsdE: MKKDWKIGILLMTLLSLLLAACSGSDKPATKDKTVAVSEQAAEESEQRIIAGTVVVADILDKLELDAIAVPETEKQLAKRFEDLPTIGNAMEPDMEIVKSLNPTEVLSVSTLEYDLQDKFKQLNIPVDFLNLQSVDAMLTEIKTLGERYDRVAQAEELVQDLQKNMEAVQGVAANKEGPRVLILLGIPGSYLVATENSYAGDLVKRAGGINVMEGQDAEYLSSNTEHLHSSNPDIILRLSHGMPDEVVKMFDEEFKTNDIWKHFDAVKNGKVYDLEEELFGTTASLQVPQALGQLMEIFYRK; this comes from the coding sequence ATGAAAAAGGATTGGAAAATTGGGATACTGTTAATGACATTACTATCACTGCTTCTTGCTGCTTGTAGTGGCAGTGACAAACCAGCAACAAAGGATAAAACAGTTGCAGTAAGTGAACAAGCAGCTGAAGAGAGTGAGCAACGAATCATTGCTGGAACAGTTGTAGTGGCAGATATTCTAGATAAGTTGGAGCTTGACGCAATCGCAGTACCAGAAACGGAAAAGCAATTAGCCAAACGTTTTGAGGATTTGCCGACCATTGGTAATGCAATGGAGCCTGATATGGAAATTGTGAAATCATTGAATCCGACAGAAGTATTATCGGTATCGACTTTAGAGTACGATTTACAGGATAAGTTTAAACAGTTGAATATTCCTGTAGACTTTTTAAATTTACAAAGTGTTGATGCGATGTTAACGGAAATCAAAACACTTGGTGAACGCTATGATCGTGTAGCACAAGCTGAGGAATTAGTGCAGGATTTACAGAAAAATATGGAAGCTGTTCAAGGTGTTGCTGCGAATAAAGAGGGGCCTCGTGTCTTAATTTTACTTGGCATTCCAGGAAGCTATTTAGTCGCAACTGAAAACTCTTATGCAGGGGATCTTGTTAAACGAGCAGGAGGAATCAATGTCATGGAAGGGCAAGATGCTGAGTATTTATCTTCAAATACGGAGCATTTACATAGCAGTAATCCTGATATTATTTTACGCTTATCACATGGTATGCCTGATGAGGTTGTGAAAATGTTTGATGAGGAATTTAAAACAAATGATATTTGGAAACATTTCGATGCAGTGAAAAACGGTAAAGTGTATGATTTAGAGGAAGAATTATTCGGGACGACAGCCTCCTTACAGGTACCTCAAGCTTTAGGACAACTGATGGAAATCTTCTATCGTAAATAG
- a CDS encoding glycine betaine ABC transporter substrate-binding protein, protein MRHLKLWKIGFSLLCLLVLTACSSADAGSKKEDRKTINLAYVEWDTEVASTHVVGQVLEDLGYEVTLTPLDNGIMWEALANGEVDGMVSAWLPQTHAPQVEKYKDKIENLGENLTGAKIGLVVPSYMDVDSIEDLTTEANKTITGIEPGANMMATTENAYKKYNNLEGWNVLTSSAGAMTAALSQAITNNEEIIITGWSPHWIFNAYDLKYLDDPKGLYGTEEYIGTFARNGLKEDDPDAYRVLDHFHWTSEDIESVMFDIMEGMSATEAAKKWIENNQDKVADWTKDVKA, encoded by the coding sequence ATGAGACATCTAAAATTATGGAAAATAGGTTTTTCTTTACTATGTCTACTCGTTTTAACTGCATGTAGTTCAGCAGATGCAGGATCTAAAAAAGAAGATCGAAAGACAATCAACCTAGCCTATGTTGAATGGGATACTGAAGTAGCTTCTACTCACGTAGTAGGACAAGTTTTAGAGGATTTAGGATATGAGGTAACATTAACGCCACTCGACAATGGCATTATGTGGGAGGCACTTGCAAACGGAGAGGTTGACGGTATGGTATCTGCTTGGTTACCGCAAACACATGCTCCGCAAGTAGAGAAATACAAAGATAAAATAGAGAATTTAGGTGAAAATCTAACTGGGGCTAAAATTGGCTTAGTTGTTCCAAGCTATATGGATGTCGATTCAATCGAAGACTTAACCACTGAAGCCAATAAAACAATTACAGGCATTGAACCTGGGGCTAATATGATGGCTACGACAGAAAATGCCTATAAGAAATATAACAATCTAGAAGGCTGGAATGTACTTACTTCTTCTGCAGGTGCAATGACAGCCGCCCTTAGTCAAGCCATTACTAATAATGAAGAAATTATCATTACAGGGTGGTCACCGCACTGGATATTTAATGCATACGATTTAAAATATTTAGATGACCCAAAAGGTTTATATGGGACAGAAGAATATATTGGCACATTTGCTCGTAATGGCTTGAAAGAAGATGATCCCGATGCCTATCGTGTCCTTGATCATTTCCATTGGACTTCCGAAGATATAGAAAGTGTGATGTTCGATATTATGGAAGGTATGAGTGCCACAGAAGCAGCAAAAAAATGGATTGAAAACAACCAAGACAAAGTCGCGGATTGGACAAAAGATGTAAAAGCATAA
- a CDS encoding ROK family protein — protein sequence MRYILVADVGGTKLATALFNQQQQLLIKKEVPSDVTNRETLFHCLINSFEKLCIEQEVSINEISKVCIGVPGIVDVQKGLAVYQNNIPWSNFPISERLIEFFPYAQILMDNDVNMATWGEYNARGFCKEVMVYVTLSTGLSCCTVVNGEFIRGTGLAGEIGFNIVGNDGETLEESVSGPAIEKLGRALLGNSEIRLKDMMELYYKGDLIMDKLLQQLIYCMEKQLHQMILMLDPHCIVLGGGFFNHHPKIIEQIKEVIQQRLLNTPFEGKEQIIGSSIRKGEAGLYGAAMK from the coding sequence ATGCGTTATATTTTAGTAGCAGATGTTGGCGGAACAAAATTAGCAACGGCTTTATTCAATCAACAGCAACAGTTGTTAATCAAAAAAGAGGTACCAAGTGATGTTACAAATAGAGAAACTTTATTCCATTGTTTAATTAATAGTTTTGAAAAGCTATGTATAGAGCAAGAAGTCTCTATTAATGAGATCTCTAAGGTATGTATTGGTGTACCTGGTATTGTGGATGTTCAAAAAGGTCTAGCAGTTTATCAAAATAATATACCGTGGAGTAACTTTCCGATTTCTGAGCGTTTAATTGAATTTTTTCCATATGCACAAATATTGATGGATAACGATGTTAACATGGCAACCTGGGGAGAATACAATGCTAGAGGGTTCTGCAAAGAAGTGATGGTATATGTAACATTAAGCACCGGATTATCTTGTTGTACAGTTGTAAATGGCGAATTTATAAGAGGAACAGGATTAGCTGGTGAAATAGGTTTTAATATCGTTGGTAATGATGGAGAAACATTGGAAGAAAGTGTGTCAGGACCTGCTATAGAAAAGTTAGGAAGAGCGTTACTGGGGAATTCGGAAATTCGATTAAAAGATATGATGGAGCTCTATTACAAGGGAGACCTCATCATGGATAAGCTTTTGCAGCAATTAATCTACTGCATGGAAAAACAATTGCATCAAATGATTTTGATGCTTGACCCACATTGCATAGTGTTAGGTGGCGGCTTTTTTAATCACCATCCGAAAATCATAGAGCAGATTAAAGAGGTGATTCAGCAACGTTTGTTAAACACACCTTTTGAAGGGAAAGAGCAAATTATAGGCAGTAGTATTCGTAAAGGTGAGGCGGGACTGTACGGTGCAGCAATGAAATAA
- a CDS encoding PucR family transcriptional regulator yields the protein MNLNLKALFPSYRYYRTKPTQLSYDSYIFYHHQTKEWFSISKHEVSQRDYQWLTVFYTEATSSLFQASDTWYEFIYSNGDIPSNLSFNKARVIQITFINENPPLEALKEALYNFFQEDTILIQVTTNQFLLIEPKSLSMNEKEDFIALIRTIEADFYVRIQLYLGEFYEIDKKFPYKFQREAQWFKECLHLRFAEPYYSFQTIFPILLTQQLPTSILKFLEEQIIIPLKSDRELLETVKTFYECGLNISLTSKKLHIHRNTLTYRLSKFQEITNINIKNLDGAILVYFASYLWSFLQNAQK from the coding sequence ATGAACTTAAATCTCAAAGCATTGTTTCCTTCATATCGTTATTATCGAACAAAGCCAACTCAGCTATCATATGACTCTTATATTTTCTACCATCACCAAACAAAAGAATGGTTTTCCATCTCAAAGCATGAGGTTTCACAGCGAGACTACCAATGGCTTACTGTTTTTTATACTGAAGCTACCTCTTCACTATTTCAGGCATCGGATACTTGGTATGAATTTATCTATTCAAATGGTGATATACCATCCAATTTATCCTTTAATAAAGCTCGAGTTATTCAAATTACTTTTATAAATGAAAACCCTCCTTTAGAGGCTTTAAAAGAAGCTCTTTATAATTTTTTTCAGGAAGATACGATATTAATTCAAGTTACTACAAATCAATTTTTACTCATTGAACCTAAGAGTCTTTCTATGAATGAGAAAGAAGATTTTATTGCACTTATTCGTACAATTGAAGCAGATTTTTATGTCAGAATCCAATTATATCTTGGAGAATTTTATGAAATAGATAAGAAATTTCCATATAAATTCCAAAGAGAAGCACAATGGTTCAAGGAATGTTTACATTTAAGATTTGCTGAACCTTATTATTCATTTCAAACGATATTCCCTATTTTACTAACACAACAATTGCCTACTTCTATTCTAAAATTTTTAGAAGAGCAAATTATTATACCTTTAAAGTCTGATAGAGAATTACTTGAAACTGTTAAAACTTTTTATGAATGTGGTTTAAATATTTCGTTGACATCCAAGAAGTTGCACATACATCGTAATACATTAACCTATCGTTTATCAAAATTCCAGGAAATCACAAATATTAACATAAAAAATTTAGATGGTGCAATACTTGTTTACTTTGCTAGTTATCTTTGGTCATTTTTACAAAATGCACAAAAATAG
- a CDS encoding ABC transporter ATP-binding protein: protein MEKIILNNIYKIYDGGVTAVSDFNLTVQDREFVVLVGPSGCGKSTTLRMIAGLEEISEGDFFIDNKRMNDVPSKERDIAMVFQNYALYPHMTVYDNMAFGLKLRKFSKQQIKERVHNAAAILDLEKYLDRKPKALSGGQRQRVALGRAIVRDAHIFLMDEPLSNLDAKLRVQMRAEITKLHQRLKTTTIYVTHDQTEAMTMATRLVVMKDGIVQQIGTPEEVYGLPENKFVGGFIGSPSMNFFKGVLHEEGIQIGPISLTIPAEKSKLLLDQGYLQKELILGIRPEHIYENSSVISEPFFSSIEANIEVSELTGAELMLHAQLNGQPYIARVNSDTKITQGQVAHLQFDMSRAHFFDLETEKRIR from the coding sequence ATGGAGAAAATCATACTTAATAATATTTATAAAATATACGATGGCGGTGTAACGGCTGTATCTGATTTTAATCTAACTGTTCAGGATAGAGAGTTTGTTGTACTTGTTGGTCCATCAGGTTGTGGGAAATCAACCACCTTACGTATGATAGCTGGCTTAGAGGAAATCTCGGAAGGCGATTTTTTTATTGATAACAAGAGAATGAACGATGTGCCTTCAAAGGAACGTGATATTGCGATGGTTTTTCAAAACTATGCACTATACCCTCATATGACGGTATACGACAACATGGCATTTGGCTTAAAGCTTCGAAAATTTTCAAAACAACAAATTAAAGAACGTGTCCACAATGCAGCCGCCATTCTTGATTTAGAAAAATATTTGGATCGCAAGCCTAAAGCTTTATCGGGTGGTCAGAGACAACGGGTTGCCCTTGGTCGAGCAATCGTCCGAGATGCACATATTTTCTTAATGGACGAGCCTTTGTCCAATTTAGATGCAAAACTACGCGTACAAATGCGTGCAGAAATTACCAAGCTTCATCAGCGCTTAAAAACAACGACAATTTATGTAACACATGACCAAACTGAAGCAATGACAATGGCAACGCGTCTTGTTGTCATGAAGGACGGTATTGTTCAACAAATTGGTACACCTGAAGAAGTATATGGCTTACCTGAAAATAAATTTGTTGGCGGTTTTATAGGCTCTCCATCCATGAACTTTTTTAAAGGGGTTCTCCATGAAGAAGGAATTCAGATCGGTCCTATTTCATTAACTATTCCAGCAGAAAAATCAAAATTATTATTAGACCAAGGCTACTTACAAAAAGAGCTGATTCTTGGCATTCGTCCTGAGCATATTTATGAAAATTCTTCTGTCATTTCTGAGCCTTTCTTCTCGTCCATCGAGGCAAATATTGAAGTATCAGAATTAACAGGTGCTGAGCTGATGTTACATGCCCAGTTAAATGGACAGCCTTATATTGCACGTGTTAACTCTGATACAAAAATTACACAAGGCCAAGTTGCACACCTACAATTTGATATGTCTCGGGCACATTTCTTTGACTTAGAAACAGAGAAACGCATTCGTTAG
- the isdC gene encoding heme uptake protein IsdC: MKKMLMLIMLVSIIVVNLGLTQASAQLADGTHSIKYQVNKPDSNSASIANDYFVKPANVTVKNGTATVQITLKSSAWITKFQPPGGATVVSEDKAADTRTVQFTVNDLSKPVVTAMKIDIDDINYHHEYSVSLVFDAVSTASPAATTQQATQNESKSPQASTTESQVPNPQTGDATPYLLIVALVGSAFLLYKKKYQTKTEGQ, encoded by the coding sequence ATGAAGAAAATGCTCATGTTGATCATGCTTGTTAGTATTATTGTCGTTAACTTAGGGTTGACACAAGCATCTGCTCAACTGGCTGATGGCACACATTCGATAAAATATCAGGTCAATAAACCTGACAGTAACTCTGCATCCATTGCCAACGATTATTTTGTAAAACCAGCAAATGTAACAGTGAAAAATGGTACTGCTACAGTACAAATTACTTTAAAAAGCAGTGCGTGGATTACGAAATTTCAACCACCTGGTGGAGCAACTGTTGTGAGTGAAGATAAAGCAGCAGATACTCGCACTGTACAATTCACAGTTAATGATTTATCAAAACCAGTAGTAACAGCTATGAAAATTGATATTGATGATATTAATTATCACCATGAATACAGTGTATCGCTTGTATTTGATGCCGTATCGACTGCTAGCCCAGCTGCTACAACGCAACAAGCAACACAAAATGAATCAAAGTCACCCCAAGCATCTACTACAGAAAGTCAAGTGCCGAACCCACAGACAGGTGACGCAACACCTTATCTATTAATTGTTGCTTTAGTGGGATCAGCATTTTTACTTTATAAAAAAAAATACCAAACAAAAACGGAGGGTCAATAA
- a CDS encoding NEAT domain-containing protein, translating to MILKKNNLCIVAVCTILLIFFSPFIFLEAEAEESVIADGSYQVELSFSPIEGFEGSIFKQVATLAVKDGQYQLTMKLEELNPIRDIHIEQQGNELSFTLDKIENLVQFDVLALQQPIVLKGNIELATEEQYASFSQELRLKVQTLSPNIPQGEGNEEVAEGINSEGTMGQEWSLDYELMVDGKQEPSIMNSYVNPVAKVIEKDGRYYAQMTILQSAWITGLTVDYKGQQVEPKLLSLLDNVRIVEFEVEDLTQPLRLWVKVDIPDISYHHQYFVQLVFDPAQVAKILDKPSEEVSSEPKDSDKTAEVVGKEQVQKQVQTPSEQNNVKKEANSATSTVPTTQSMLVVPQEEKLAFDRTLDESVDEAEENKKEEVAIDKVVNHSTAKQQIEPLNIVKIMLLIAICLVSGWLLIRRIKKAKKDRTEQK from the coding sequence ATGATTCTAAAAAAAAATAACCTTTGCATAGTGGCTGTTTGTACAATTTTATTAATCTTTTTTTCTCCATTCATTTTTCTAGAAGCAGAAGCAGAGGAATCTGTTATTGCAGATGGTAGTTATCAAGTTGAACTAAGTTTTTCTCCAATCGAAGGCTTTGAAGGAAGTATTTTCAAACAAGTAGCAACGCTCGCAGTTAAGGATGGGCAATATCAATTAACGATGAAACTTGAAGAACTCAATCCTATAAGAGATATACATATCGAGCAGCAAGGCAATGAGCTTTCTTTTACACTAGATAAAATAGAAAATTTAGTTCAGTTTGATGTTTTAGCCTTACAACAACCAATTGTCCTAAAGGGCAATATAGAGCTTGCAACAGAAGAACAATATGCTTCGTTTTCCCAAGAGCTTCGCCTCAAAGTGCAGACACTGTCACCAAATATTCCACAAGGTGAAGGTAATGAAGAAGTGGCTGAGGGAATAAATTCAGAAGGAACAATGGGCCAGGAATGGTCATTGGATTATGAGTTAATGGTAGATGGTAAACAAGAGCCCTCTATTATGAATAGCTATGTGAATCCAGTGGCAAAGGTGATCGAAAAAGATGGTAGATACTACGCACAAATGACGATTTTACAATCAGCTTGGATCACAGGATTAACGGTAGATTATAAAGGACAGCAAGTTGAACCTAAACTACTTTCACTTTTAGATAATGTACGAATCGTGGAATTTGAGGTTGAAGATTTAACACAACCATTACGATTGTGGGTGAAGGTCGATATTCCTGATATTTCTTATCATCATCAATATTTTGTTCAATTAGTATTTGATCCAGCACAGGTTGCAAAGATTTTAGATAAACCTTCAGAAGAAGTATCCTCCGAACCCAAAGACAGTGATAAAACAGCAGAAGTAGTAGGAAAAGAGCAAGTGCAAAAGCAAGTGCAAACGCCGTCGGAACAAAACAATGTGAAGAAGGAAGCGAACTCGGCTACATCGACAGTACCCACTACCCAATCGATGCTTGTTGTACCACAGGAAGAAAAACTAGCATTTGATCGGACACTGGATGAATCAGTGGACGAAGCAGAGGAAAACAAAAAAGAAGAGGTTGCCATTGATAAGGTAGTGAACCATTCTACGGCAAAGCAGCAGATTGAGCCGCTAAACATTGTAAAAATTATGTTGCTAATCGCTATTTGCCTTGTATCAGGTTGGTTACTCATTCGCCGTATTAAAAAAGCCAAAAAAGATCGTACTGAGCAGAAATAA
- a CDS encoding NEAT domain-containing protein — MTKKRQSRATKIVLASLLAASLSVPSFASAAEVVTTNTEVKAEATKADKTAAVINFQIFKPGTTEAQPAISSHLVPQGSIVEKDGKFEANLTITAKSAPMIAGLQTKQGDKFVDATEVKNSDGTITYSFPVVVDEVKSAKIHVVVPSANMDKWYDFDLKAVKEVKEEVKVDEVAVTVYKNGTTEESMMKQYIAPKVGVSAKDGKNIVTMTFPQGQYVHGFTVEGKEATLVKQDDATNARTYSFEVADLKKLVNAQLHIVVNEPAQGVKYDSNHTVQFSFAVEGAVKPVINPFKDISKDANKEAILSLYSLGIVKGQDNFNPNNNITRSQFALMVARALNVSSTKDAGFKDTGKLSAEAVQAINALAEAGIVKKATNFNPNDTLTRQQAAVMIYRTVTHVAGKEMNFGDPSLSYYADGAKVKDEEAKKAFALLYAGKVMTGSPTADGKTVIDANSPLKRSHMAKILNGSLQYINK, encoded by the coding sequence ATGACTAAAAAACGTCAATCTCGCGCAACTAAAATAGTACTAGCTTCATTGCTAGCGGCATCTCTTTCAGTCCCATCTTTTGCATCGGCAGCAGAGGTAGTAACTACAAATACTGAAGTGAAGGCAGAAGCAACAAAAGCTGACAAAACGGCAGCAGTTATCAATTTCCAAATCTTCAAACCTGGTACAACAGAAGCACAACCTGCTATTAGCTCTCATCTAGTACCACAGGGTTCAATCGTTGAAAAAGATGGAAAATTTGAAGCGAATTTAACGATTACAGCTAAATCAGCACCAATGATTGCAGGTCTACAAACAAAGCAAGGTGATAAATTTGTAGATGCTACAGAAGTGAAAAATAGTGATGGCACAATTACATACAGTTTCCCTGTTGTTGTTGATGAAGTAAAATCAGCAAAAATCCATGTGGTTGTTCCTTCTGCAAATATGGACAAATGGTATGATTTTGATTTAAAAGCAGTGAAAGAAGTAAAAGAAGAAGTAAAAGTGGATGAAGTAGCTGTTACTGTTTACAAAAATGGTACAACAGAAGAATCTATGATGAAACAATATATTGCACCGAAAGTAGGCGTTTCTGCTAAAGACGGTAAAAATATTGTGACAATGACATTCCCTCAAGGCCAATATGTACATGGTTTTACTGTAGAGGGGAAAGAAGCAACACTAGTGAAACAAGATGATGCTACAAATGCACGCACATACTCATTTGAAGTAGCAGATTTAAAGAAACTTGTGAATGCTCAATTACACATCGTTGTTAATGAACCAGCACAAGGTGTGAAGTATGACTCGAATCATACAGTACAATTTAGTTTTGCTGTCGAAGGTGCAGTAAAGCCAGTTATAAATCCATTTAAAGATATTAGTAAAGATGCGAATAAAGAAGCCATCCTATCACTTTACAGCTTAGGAATTGTTAAAGGACAAGACAACTTTAATCCAAACAATAACATTACACGTTCTCAATTTGCCTTAATGGTGGCACGTGCATTGAACGTCTCTTCTACAAAAGATGCAGGATTTAAAGATACAGGTAAGCTTAGTGCAGAAGCTGTTCAAGCTATAAATGCATTAGCGGAAGCTGGGATTGTTAAAAAAGCAACAAACTTTAATCCAAATGACACATTAACTCGTCAACAAGCAGCTGTGATGATTTACCGCACAGTAACACATGTAGCAGGTAAAGAAATGAACTTTGGCGACCCAAGTCTTTCTTACTATGCTGATGGGGCAAAAGTGAAAGATGAAGAAGCGAAAAAGGCCTTTGCACTTCTATATGCAGGTAAAGTGATGACTGGTTCACCTACTGCAGATGGTAAAACAGTTATTGATGCAAATAGCCCATTAAAACGTTCACATATGGCAAAAATTTTAAATGGTTCATTGCAATACATCAACAAATAA